The genomic stretch ACAAAATCACCTTTATTTATATCGAAACTTATGCATCTTAATATGTCCTCTGAAGTATATCCAAAATGTACATTTTTAAACTCTATAACTTTATCCATAATATTATTCTTTATATTTATATTTGATATCTTATTGATTAAGACCGTTAGTTAATGATATAAGATTTTTTTCCATTACAGAAAAATAGTCTTCGCCATTTTTTATATCTTCTTCGCTTAAAGATTCTATTGGGTTTAGAGTGTATGTTAAAGCTTGAGTTTCTTTAGCTATAGAATCCACCAATTTTGAACTTGAAAACTCTTCATAAAATATAGCTTTTATATTATTATCTTTCATAAAACTTATTGTTTCTGACATAGCTTTAGGGTCAGCTTCATCTCTTGCAATAGCCACCTGATTTAAAGAATATTCTTTACAGAAATGACCGAAAGCAGGGTGTGTTACTATAAGATTGGTGTTCTTTATATTAGATAAATTATCTTTGAATTTTTTATCAAGCTCATCTAAACGTACAGCGTATATATTGTAATTAGAATTATAATAGCCGGCATTATCTTTATCTATTTCTGAGAGAGCATTTTTGATATTTTCCATTTGTTTTTTTGCTTTTATAGGAGAAAGCCAAAAATGAGGGTCTAATTCTTCTTTTTCTATACCATATGAAGTTTCTAAATAATTTAAATCATTTATACTTTCTTTTACAGTATCAGCCCAATGTTCCATTCCGCCTCCGTTATATACAAAAAGGTCT from Brachyspira murdochii DSM 12563 encodes the following:
- a CDS encoding metal ABC transporter substrate-binding protein → MNKIITTIFILILIISCNNNAKKDNNSQSEENYLVINKPKSNAEKLQIYASIYPIYDFAKKIGGEKADVYNMTSSGSEPHDFEITSKDMGNLTKADLFVYNGGGMEHWADTVKESINDLNYLETSYGIEKEELDPHFWLSPIKAKKQMENIKNALSEIDKDNAGYYNSNYNIYAVRLDELDKKFKDNLSNIKNTNLIVTHPAFGHFCKEYSLNQVAIARDEADPKAMSETISFMKDNNIKAIFYEEFSSSKLVDSIAKETQALTYTLNPIESLSEEDIKNGEDYFSVMEKNLISLTNGLNQ